Proteins co-encoded in one Capsicum annuum cultivar UCD-10X-F1 chromosome 9, UCD10Xv1.1, whole genome shotgun sequence genomic window:
- the LOC107842247 gene encoding uncharacterized protein LOC107842247 isoform X2 encodes MANMLNASQIAFTKYPSFSLFNYYQQSSKNVVFGNAKIRGCLATTLAYKKLNSKNIVEIVKEENEVEEKFSSNESETLLYSFSPLPLMFIAALPGAGTIRSLFGPFVELVKSWNLPDWLVHWGHPGNMAVVLFAMGGYGTYLGFRIRFSDDVEEKAKAKDLHPKLLGGMFFFFALGATGGITSLLTSDKPILERVHFWMRSFR; translated from the exons ATGGCTAATATGTTGAATGCTTCAcaaattgcattcacaaaatacccttctttttctttatttaattattatcaaCAATCTTCGAAGAATGTAGTGTTTGGCAATGCAAAAATAAGGGGTTGTTTGGCTACTACTTTAGCTTACAAGAAGTTGAATTCTAAAAATATTGTTGAAATagtgaaagaagaaaatgaagttgaagaaaaattttCTAGTAATGAGAGTGAAACTCTTTTGTATTCATTCAGTCCATTGCCATTGATGTTTATTGCTGCTCTTCCTGGAg CTGGAACGATAAGATCTCTGTTTGGGCCTTTCGTTGAGCTTGTAAAATCATGGAATCTACCTGATTGGCTTGTACATTGGGGACATCCTGGTAACATG GCTGTTGTGCTCTTTGCTATGGGTGGTTATGGAACTTACCTTGGTTTTCGGATACGATTTTCTGATGATGTG GAGGAAAAGGCGAAAGCCAAAGACTTGCATCCGAAACTTCTAGGAGGaatgttcttcttctttgctctTGGAGCTACTGGTGGAATAACATCTCTACTTACTTCAGATAAGCCTATTCTTGAAAG GGTTCATTTCTGGATGAGGAGCTTCCGATAA
- the LOC107842247 gene encoding uncharacterized protein LOC107842247 isoform X1, with translation MANMLNASQIAFTKYPSFSLFNYYQQSSKNVVFGNAKIRGCLATTLAYKKLNSKNIVEIVKEENEVEEKFSSNESETLLYSFSPLPLMFIAALPGAGTIRSLFGPFVELVKSWNLPDWLVHWGHPGNMAVVLFAMGGYGTYLGFRIRFSDDVEEKAKAKDLHPKLLGGMFFFFALGATGGITSLLTSDKPILESPHAVTGFIGLTLLTIQTILPTLFEGNPGLRNVHGILGSGIMTLFLVHAALGLQLGLSY, from the exons ATGGCTAATATGTTGAATGCTTCAcaaattgcattcacaaaatacccttctttttctttatttaattattatcaaCAATCTTCGAAGAATGTAGTGTTTGGCAATGCAAAAATAAGGGGTTGTTTGGCTACTACTTTAGCTTACAAGAAGTTGAATTCTAAAAATATTGTTGAAATagtgaaagaagaaaatgaagttgaagaaaaattttCTAGTAATGAGAGTGAAACTCTTTTGTATTCATTCAGTCCATTGCCATTGATGTTTATTGCTGCTCTTCCTGGAg CTGGAACGATAAGATCTCTGTTTGGGCCTTTCGTTGAGCTTGTAAAATCATGGAATCTACCTGATTGGCTTGTACATTGGGGACATCCTGGTAACATG GCTGTTGTGCTCTTTGCTATGGGTGGTTATGGAACTTACCTTGGTTTTCGGATACGATTTTCTGATGATGTG GAGGAAAAGGCGAAAGCCAAAGACTTGCATCCGAAACTTCTAGGAGGaatgttcttcttctttgctctTGGAGCTACTGGTGGAATAACATCTCTACTTACTTCAGATAAGCCTATTCTTGAAAG TCCTCATGCTGTTACAGGTTTTATTGGCCTTACACTTTTGACTATACAAACCATTTTACCTACACTATTTGAG GGAAATCCTGGATTGAGGAATGTACATGGCATATTGGGTAGTGGTATAATGACATTGTTTCTCGTACACGCCGCGCTTGGACTTCAGCTCGGTCTAAGTTACTAA
- the LOC107843128 gene encoding protein PTST homolog 3, chloroplastic isoform X1, which yields MASVFHFPTSHKLFSLSLPPSLSTHHNHHFFIICSSKSAISASIKKTRASRKVKSNDDLCNDIREFLSSVGLPDDHVPTMKELSQHGRQDLANIVRRRGYKLVKELLLTSKQPTYECRGEDVVVEKSEDELLDGKKTDTTHDVSLPSEASAVDDDTNYADNGIILNSDEQNSGDQEPLDYSSLEEKVANFIENGELESVEDDDLDIFQRSEQVERSVEGKNVVATDSTTAELFSGNSIAQSTQHVEHPSRPSSPTRKDKLSTENLTVNEGRIRLDTEPHNMEIEAEINHLKLILHQKELELTQLKQQIEKEMRLLSMMEIEAETKIREAHRILSEKDAELNAAEDSLSGLKEVEIEYQADAESVEVAGSFNGWHQKIKMDLEESSDPIGEDKQASSDSIDPIGEDIQASSDSIDPIGIRKPRLWKTVLWLYPGIYEIKFVVDGHHWTTDPQRETLTRGSIHNNVLRVDR from the exons ATGGCTTCTGTTTTCCATTTTCCCACTTCCCATAAACTCTTCTCTTTATCTCTCCCCCCATCTCTCTCTACACACCACAATCaccatttctttatcatttgcAGTTCTAAATCAGCAATTTCTGCTTCTATTAAAAAAACAAG GGCAAGCCGGAAGGTGAAAAGCAATGATGATCTCTGCAATGACATCAGAGAATTTTTATCTTCTGTTGGACTCCCTGATGATCATGTACCCACCATGAAAGAGCTTTCACAGCATGGAAG GCAAGACCTTGCAAACATTGTTAGAAGAAGAGGATACAAACTTGTCAAGGAGCTTCTCTTAACTTCCAAACAACCAACCTATGAGTGCCGTGGAGAGGATGTCGTTGTtgaaaaaagtgaagatgaaTTGTTAG ATGGGAAGAAAACAGACACGACTCATGATGTTTCCTTACCAAGTGAAGCTTCTGCAGTAGATGACGACACTAATTATGCAGACAATGGTATAATTCTGAATTCTGATGAGCAAAATTCTGGTGATCAAGAACCCTTGGACTATTCTTCCTTGGAGGAAAAGGTCGCCAATTTTATTGAGAATGGAGAACTGGAGAGTGTAGAGG ATGATGACTTGGATATTTTTCAAAGAAGTGAGCAAGTGGAGCGATCTGTTGAAGGAAAAAATGTTGTAGCAACTGACTCTACTACTGCTGAGTTATTTAGTGGAAATTCCATAGCACAATCAACTCAGCATGTTGAACATCCTAGTAGGCCGAGTTCTCCGACGAG GAAAGATAAACTGTCAACTGAAAACTTAACCGTGAATGAAGGGAGAATTCGTCTTGATACTGAG CCTCATAATATGGAGATTGAAGCTGAAATTAATCATCTCAAGCTCATCCTG CATCAGAAGGAGCTGGAGTTAACTCAATTGAAGCAGCAGATTGAAAAGGAAATG CGCTTGCTGTCTATGATGGAAATCGAAGCTGAAACAAAAATCAGAGAAGCACATAGAATTCTTTCAGAAAAAGATGCTGAGCTAAATGCTGCTGAAGATAGCCTTTCAGGACTGAAGGAG GTTGAAATTGAATACCAGGCAGATGCGGAAAGTGTTGAGGTGGCTGGCAGTTTCAACGGGTggcatcaaaaaataaaaatggatctAGAAGAATCATCAGATCCCATTGGTGAAGATAAACAAGCATCATCAGATAGCATAGATCCCATTGGTGAAGATATACAAGCATCATCAGATAGCATAGATCCCATTGGCATAAG GAAACCTCGGCTTTGGAAAACCGTGTTATGGTTGTATCCAGGGATATATGAG ATAAAATTCGTTGTTGATGGCCATCACTGGACAACTGATCCTCAAAGGGAGACTCTTACAAGAGGTTCAATACACAATAATGTACTACGAGTTGATAGATGA
- the LOC107843128 gene encoding protein PTST homolog 3, chloroplastic isoform X2, producing MASVFHFPTSHKLFSLSLPPSLSTHHNHHFFIICSSKSAISASIKKTRASRKVKSNDDLCNDIREFLSSVGLPDDHVPTMKELSQHGRQDLANIVRRRGYKLVKELLLTSKQPTYECRGEDVVVEKSEDELLDGKKTDTTHDVSLPSEASAVDDDTNYADNGIILNSDEQNSGDQEPLDYSSLEEKVANFIENGELESVEDDDLDIFQRSEQVERSVEGKNVVATDSTTAELFSGNSIAQSTQHVEHPSRPSSPTRKDKLSTENLTVNEGRIRLDTEPHNMEIEAEINHLKLILHQKELELTQLKQQIEKEMRLLSMMEIEAETKIREAHRILSEKDAELNAAEDSLSGLKEVEIEYQADAESVEVAGSFNGWHQKIKMDLEESSDPIGEDKQASSDSIDPIGEDIQASSDSIDPIGIR from the exons ATGGCTTCTGTTTTCCATTTTCCCACTTCCCATAAACTCTTCTCTTTATCTCTCCCCCCATCTCTCTCTACACACCACAATCaccatttctttatcatttgcAGTTCTAAATCAGCAATTTCTGCTTCTATTAAAAAAACAAG GGCAAGCCGGAAGGTGAAAAGCAATGATGATCTCTGCAATGACATCAGAGAATTTTTATCTTCTGTTGGACTCCCTGATGATCATGTACCCACCATGAAAGAGCTTTCACAGCATGGAAG GCAAGACCTTGCAAACATTGTTAGAAGAAGAGGATACAAACTTGTCAAGGAGCTTCTCTTAACTTCCAAACAACCAACCTATGAGTGCCGTGGAGAGGATGTCGTTGTtgaaaaaagtgaagatgaaTTGTTAG ATGGGAAGAAAACAGACACGACTCATGATGTTTCCTTACCAAGTGAAGCTTCTGCAGTAGATGACGACACTAATTATGCAGACAATGGTATAATTCTGAATTCTGATGAGCAAAATTCTGGTGATCAAGAACCCTTGGACTATTCTTCCTTGGAGGAAAAGGTCGCCAATTTTATTGAGAATGGAGAACTGGAGAGTGTAGAGG ATGATGACTTGGATATTTTTCAAAGAAGTGAGCAAGTGGAGCGATCTGTTGAAGGAAAAAATGTTGTAGCAACTGACTCTACTACTGCTGAGTTATTTAGTGGAAATTCCATAGCACAATCAACTCAGCATGTTGAACATCCTAGTAGGCCGAGTTCTCCGACGAG GAAAGATAAACTGTCAACTGAAAACTTAACCGTGAATGAAGGGAGAATTCGTCTTGATACTGAG CCTCATAATATGGAGATTGAAGCTGAAATTAATCATCTCAAGCTCATCCTG CATCAGAAGGAGCTGGAGTTAACTCAATTGAAGCAGCAGATTGAAAAGGAAATG CGCTTGCTGTCTATGATGGAAATCGAAGCTGAAACAAAAATCAGAGAAGCACATAGAATTCTTTCAGAAAAAGATGCTGAGCTAAATGCTGCTGAAGATAGCCTTTCAGGACTGAAGGAG GTTGAAATTGAATACCAGGCAGATGCGGAAAGTGTTGAGGTGGCTGGCAGTTTCAACGGGTggcatcaaaaaataaaaatggatctAGAAGAATCATCAGATCCCATTGGTGAAGATAAACAAGCATCATCAGATAGCATAGATCCCATTGGTGAAGATATACAAGCATCATCAGATAGCATAGATCCCATTGGCATAAG ATAA
- the LOC107843127 gene encoding transcription factor RAX2, which produces MGRAPCCDKANVKKGPWSPEEDAKLKEYIDKFGTGGNWIALPQKAGLKRCGKSCRLRWLNYLRPNIKHGEFSDEEDRVICSLYANIGSRWSIIAAQLPGRTDNDIKNYWNTKLKKKLMGFVSSSHKIKPLNHHHYQHQIPTNYNYNNYSPQISLFQTSSLLISSNYNTNTNNTTFPCYDINAPISNFLSNGASTSCTSGITTSTFQENNFVGPTATSSDESYGVSNLDFHTYMYNNGVIGEEGEDQGNSKFLISGNNGGGGCYVDEQQNPLDYSSLEEIKELISTNHVTCNNNNLLLDHEIKIEEKVMMYY; this is translated from the exons atgGGAAGAGCTCCATGTTGTGATAAAGCAAATGTGAAGAAAGGGCCATGGTCACCTGAAGAAGATgctaaattaaaagaatatattGACAAATTTGGCACTGGTGGAAATTGGATTGCACTTCCACAAAAAGCTG gGCTAAAAAGATGTGGGAAAAGCTGCAGATTAAGATGGCTTAATTATCTTAGGCCTAATATTAAACATGGAGAATTTTCAGATGAAGAAGATAGAGTCATTTGCAGCCTTTATGCTAACATTGGAAGCAG GTGGTCGATAATAGCAGCCCAGTTACCAGGAAGAACAGATAACGATATCAAGAATTATTGGAACACAAAGCTTAAGAAGAAATTAATGGGATTTGTCTCTTCATCTCACAAGATTAAGCCTcttaatcatcatcattatcaacacCAAATTCCCACTAATTATAATTACAACAATTATTCCCCACAAATTTCACTTTTTCAAACTTCATCTCTATTAATTTCATCAAATtataacaccaacaccaacaacacaACTTTCCCATGCTATGACATAAATGCCCCTATAAGTAATTTCTTGAGCAATGGTGCATCAACTAGCTGTACCTCAGGCATTACTACTAGTACTTTCCAAGAAAATAATTTCGTGGGGCCCACTGCTACGTCTTCCGACGAGAGTTATGGCGTATCGAATTTAGATTTTCATACCTATATGTATAATAACGGTGTTATTGGTGAAGAAGGAGAGGATCAGGGTAACTCGAAATTCTTGATCAGTGGaaataatggtggtggtggttgttatGTTGATGAGCAACAAAATCCATTAGATTATAGTAGCTTGGAGGAGATTAAGGAGTTAATTAGCACTAATCATGTtacatgtaataataataatttacttcTTGATCATGAGATTAAGATTGAAGAAAAAGTCATGATGTACTATTGA